In Staphylococcus saccharolyticus, one genomic interval encodes:
- a CDS encoding MarR family winged helix-turn-helix transcriptional regulator encodes MSKNKNDYEHMLFYFAYKTFITTADEIIEQYGMSRQHHRFLFFINKLPGITIKELLITLEISKQGSHGTLRKLKEEGLIIEQTSEKDRRVKKLYPTERGNTLILKLNKAQDELIQHTQQKVGNDWYAIMEELANYREGFKTIEHLKED; translated from the coding sequence ATGTCAAAGAATAAAAATGATTATGAACATATGTTGTTTTACTTCGCATATAAGACTTTTATTACTACTGCTGATGAAATTATTGAACAATACGGAATGAGTCGTCAGCACCATCGTTTTTTATTTTTTATCAATAAATTGCCAGGCATTACAATTAAAGAACTTTTAATCACATTAGAAATTTCGAAACAAGGATCTCATGGGACTTTACGTAAATTGAAAGAAGAGGGCTTAATTATTGAACAAACCTCAGAAAAGGATCGACGTGTGAAAAAGTTGTACCCTACAGAAAGAGGGAATACACTGATTCTTAAACTGAATAAAGCTCAAGATGAATTGATTCAACATACCCAACAAAAAGTAGGAAACGATTGGTATGCCATAATGGAAGAATTAGCTAATTATCGCGAAGGATTTAAAACAATTGAACATTTGAAAGAAGACTAA
- a CDS encoding poly-gamma-glutamate hydrolase family protein: protein MKDKQSLSSSRKKKSLLIIASLITFIGIGSGYEYVHSNEEPTNEISSHRHLFSHLIPGFNLNTDKEGSSYVNLESSDTVQEDIHHKDYFKSMTQLLMHITQGVDWKKEIKKVGSHVLIIAPHGGNLEAGTTELTKYISNHHHYDYYSFTVLRKHHVEGLHVTSGHYITIRNFLIW from the coding sequence TTGAAAGATAAACAATCACTGAGTTCCTCTAGAAAAAAGAAATCATTGTTGATTATTGCTAGTTTAATAACATTCATAGGAATTGGAAGCGGATATGAATATGTACATTCAAATGAAGAACCTACTAATGAAATCTCCAGTCACCGTCATTTATTTTCGCATTTAATTCCAGGTTTCAATCTTAATACAGACAAAGAAGGGTCATCATATGTCAATTTAGAATCGTCCGATACAGTACAAGAGGATATCCATCATAAAGATTATTTTAAATCAATGACTCAATTGTTGATGCACATAACACAAGGTGTAGATTGGAAAAAAGAAATAAAAAAAGTTGGTAGTCATGTGCTTATTATTGCTCCTCATGGTGGTAATTTAGAAGCAGGAACAACAGAACTAACAAAATATATTTCCAACCATCATCATTATGATTATTACTCATTTACAGTGTTAAGAAAACACCATGTTGAAGGTTTACATGTTACTTCAGGACATTATATAACGATCCGCAACTTCTTAATATGGTAA
- a CDS encoding poly-gamma-glutamate hydrolase family protein, whose protein sequence is MVKSKDFAVSIHGAKGSRPIVYIGGLYVSLKDALKQQLTRHHFVVKNAPSYLGGDLKKNFINRDLKSKGVQLELTTALRKSMFVNENLSHQSRKDKSNWSSPVMYRFSDAIH, encoded by the coding sequence ATGGTAAAGTCAAAAGATTTTGCAGTGTCAATTCATGGTGCTAAAGGGAGTCGTCCTATTGTTTATATTGGTGGCTTATATGTATCTCTCAAAGATGCACTTAAACAACAACTGACGCGTCACCATTTTGTAGTGAAAAATGCACCTTCTTATTTAGGGGGAGATTTAAAAAAGAATTTTATTAATAGAGACCTTAAAAGTAAAGGTGTACAACTTGAACTAACAACGGCTTTAAGAAAATCAATGTTTGTGAATGAGAACTTATCACATCAGTCAAGGAAAGATAAAAGTAATTGGTCATCGCCGGTAATGTATCGATTTTCAGATGCGATTCATTAA
- a CDS encoding SE2200 family small protein: protein MKKFAIIFALAGAAFYGFKKYQNHVNQAPNIEY from the coding sequence ATGAAAAAATTTGCAATTATTTTTGCATTAGCTGGTGCAGCATTTTATGGTTTCAAAAAATACCAAAATCATGTTAACCAAGCACCAAACATTGAATACTAA
- a CDS encoding Wzz/FepE/Etk N-terminal domain-containing protein: MENSVDLTKIWEIIKKNWKLLVIIPIIFILISTLLTFLVFKPKYEATTQILVSQKEKESKMMAQEVQSNIQLVNTYAEIITSPRILDDVSKKNKKYSSEKLSKMITVNTEADSQLLNVGVKSKNKKKSEKIANDVAKVFSKDVPDIMSVDNVSVLSKADGTAEKVSPRTMMNLLAGLILGLIVAILIITFKEIFDKRIRTEEDVEKELGIPVLGSIQKIK, encoded by the coding sequence ATGGAAAATTCAGTAGATTTAACAAAAATATGGGAGATTATTAAAAAGAATTGGAAACTCTTAGTCATCATTCCAATAATTTTCATACTAATAAGCACTTTATTAACGTTCTTAGTGTTTAAACCTAAATATGAAGCAACGACACAGATATTAGTTAGTCAGAAAGAAAAAGAATCGAAAATGATGGCGCAAGAAGTCCAAAGTAATATTCAATTAGTTAATACATATGCGGAAATTATCACTAGTCCTAGAATTTTAGACGATGTTTCAAAAAAGAATAAAAAGTATTCTTCAGAAAAATTATCAAAAATGATAACCGTCAATACTGAAGCGGACTCTCAACTACTAAATGTTGGCGTGAAAAGTAAAAATAAAAAAAAATCTGAAAAAATAGCTAATGATGTTGCAAAAGTATTTAGCAAAGATGTGCCAGATATTATGAGTGTAGATAATGTTTCTGTGTTATCAAAAGCAGATGGTACAGCTGAAAAGGTATCTCCAAGAACAATGATGAATTTACTAGCGGGATTGATTTTAGGACTAATCGTTGCGATTTTAATTATTACATTTAAAGAAATTTTTGATAAACGTATTAGAACTGAAGAAGACGTAGAAAAAGAACTAGGTATTCCAGTTTTAGGTTCAATACAAAAAATTAAATAA
- a CDS encoding polysaccharide biosynthesis tyrosine autokinase, which produces MAKKRKKLENPLFVNDKPKSIISEKFRGIRSNIMFSRANDEITSIIVTSEKSAAGKSVVSANIATTYAQAGYKTLIIDGDMRKPTQNYLFEEANYDGLSNLIIGKSDYDKAIRTTRVNNLDLLTSGPIPPNPSELIDSERFYEIYNELVQRYDFVLIDTPPVNTVTDAQVFIQYVGDTIIVIDSEDNNKNEVKRAKSLIDKAGGKVIGAVLNKTPKDKSSSYYSYYGEDE; this is translated from the coding sequence ATGGCTAAGAAAAGAAAAAAACTTGAAAATCCACTTTTTGTTAATGATAAACCGAAGTCAATTATTAGTGAGAAATTTAGAGGTATAAGGTCCAACATAATGTTTTCAAGAGCTAATGATGAAATTACTAGTATTATAGTTACTTCAGAAAAGTCCGCTGCAGGTAAAAGTGTCGTTTCGGCAAATATAGCTACAACATATGCACAAGCAGGATATAAAACATTAATTATTGATGGAGATATGAGAAAACCGACTCAAAATTATTTATTTGAAGAAGCAAATTATGATGGATTATCAAATTTAATTATAGGTAAGTCTGATTATGATAAGGCAATTAGAACTACAAGAGTGAATAATTTAGACTTGTTAACCTCTGGTCCCATTCCACCTAATCCGTCTGAATTAATCGATTCTGAAAGATTTTATGAAATTTATAATGAGTTAGTTCAAAGATATGACTTTGTTTTAATTGATACACCACCGGTTAATACCGTAACTGATGCACAAGTGTTTATTCAATACGTGGGAGATACAATCATAGTTATTGATTCTGAGGATAATAATAAAAATGAAGTGAAAAGAGCAAAATCTTTAATTGATAAAGCTGGTGGTAAAGTAATTGGAGCAGTTTTAAATAAAACACCTAAAGATAAATCTTCAAGTTATTATTCTTATTATGGAGAAGATGAATAG
- a CDS encoding tyrosine-protein phosphatase, whose translation MIDIHNHILINVDDGPKSREEMLNLLKQAKSEGVTEIIATPHHLSSAYDNDKQQVLSKVEELLSMNEVQEIGIKMYPGQEIRITDQILPGLEDGSILSLNNSKYLLIELPSGGVPHYTERLFYELLSKGYVPIIAHPERNKGISQDLDKLYQLVKAGALSQLTTSSLLGENGKKIQKLSIQMLENNLTHFIASDAHHSEIRPFKMNSLFKDKKLNKFEKDLESFLKNAESVVNNTDIAKKQPTQNYKNKKFFGLF comes from the coding sequence ATGATAGATATCCACAATCACATACTTATTAATGTCGATGATGGCCCGAAGAGTAGGGAAGAGATGCTTAATTTATTAAAACAAGCTAAATCTGAGGGTGTAACCGAAATTATCGCGACACCTCACCACTTAAGTTCTGCTTATGATAATGACAAACAACAAGTGCTTTCGAAAGTTGAAGAGTTACTGTCTATGAATGAAGTTCAGGAAATAGGCATCAAAATGTATCCTGGACAAGAAATTAGAATCACTGATCAAATTCTTCCAGGCTTGGAAGATGGCAGTATATTAAGCTTAAACAACTCAAAATATTTATTAATAGAGCTTCCTTCAGGTGGTGTTCCACATTATACTGAAAGATTGTTTTACGAATTATTATCAAAAGGGTATGTACCAATTATTGCGCATCCAGAAAGAAATAAGGGCATTTCTCAAGATTTGGATAAGTTATATCAATTGGTTAAAGCAGGTGCTTTAAGTCAATTAACGACATCATCACTTTTAGGTGAAAATGGTAAAAAAATTCAGAAGTTATCAATTCAGATGCTTGAGAATAATTTAACACATTTTATAGCTTCAGATGCACATCATAGTGAAATTAGGCCGTTTAAGATGAATAGTTTATTTAAGGATAAAAAATTAAATAAATTTGAAAAAGATTTAGAAAGCTTTTTGAAGAATGCCGAATCTGTAGTTAACAATACAGATATAGCTAAAAAACAACCAACTCAGAATTACAAAAATAAGAAGTTTTTTGGACTATTTTAG
- a CDS encoding polysaccharide biosynthesis protein: MDKLNARKRLIILLIIDSLIVFFSVFMCYEILEPYFKGYSIDILIVSAIVLLVSHHVFAYLFNLYHRAWEYASVDELFLIVESVTCSILATVLIVPIFTGRPSFLRLYLITWMMHLILIGGSRIFWRVSRRFLTNGNKPKKRPTLIVGAGRGGSLLIRQMLRSDMGLEPVLAVDDDPDKRKLVIAEGVKVQGTIEDIPNLANKYKIKRIIIAIPTLNPSRYKEINDICNSIGIELFKMPSIEDVLSGELEVNQLKRVEVEDLLGREPVELDMAMISKELTHKTILVTGAGGSIGSEICRQVCKFEPDRIVLLGHGENSIYLINQELSNIYKDKIDIIPVIADVQNKDRIEKIMKQYKPYAVYHAAAHKHVPLMEYNPEEAFNNNVIGTQNVARAAKSAEVQKFVMISTDKAVNPPNVMGASKRVAEMIIQSLNDEDGKTDFVAVRFGNVLGSRGSVIPLFKKQIEAGGPVTVTHPDMTRYFMTIPEASRLVLQAGALAHGGEVFVLDMGEPVKIVDLARNLIRLSGKSEEEIGIKFSGIRPGEKLYEELLNENEVHPEQVYQKIYIGKTSFISQEELDSTIKDLLINTEKIRDALLNLANRKF, translated from the coding sequence GTGGACAAACTAAATGCAAGAAAACGTCTGATTATTTTATTGATTATAGATTCTTTAATTGTCTTCTTTTCAGTGTTTATGTGTTATGAAATCTTGGAACCTTATTTTAAAGGCTATTCAATAGATATTTTGATTGTTTCTGCTATCGTGTTGCTCGTGTCACATCATGTTTTTGCATATCTGTTTAATCTTTATCACCGTGCCTGGGAATATGCTAGTGTGGACGAGCTTTTCCTTATTGTAGAATCTGTAACATGTTCTATATTAGCTACAGTTCTAATTGTTCCTATTTTTACAGGACGCCCATCATTTTTAAGATTGTATTTAATCACATGGATGATGCATTTAATATTAATAGGTGGTTCTAGAATTTTTTGGAGAGTAAGTAGAAGATTCTTAACAAATGGCAATAAACCTAAGAAAAGACCGACGTTAATTGTTGGCGCCGGTAGAGGTGGCTCTCTATTAATAAGACAAATGCTACGAAGTGACATGGGGCTTGAGCCTGTTTTAGCAGTTGATGATGATCCAGATAAAAGAAAATTAGTTATTGCTGAGGGCGTCAAAGTTCAAGGGACAATTGAAGATATTCCTAACCTTGCAAATAAGTATAAAATCAAACGAATTATAATTGCTATTCCAACATTGAACCCCTCAAGATATAAAGAAATTAATGATATCTGTAATAGTATAGGGATTGAATTATTTAAGATGCCGAGCATAGAAGATGTGTTATCAGGAGAGTTGGAAGTAAATCAACTCAAAAGAGTTGAAGTAGAAGATTTACTTGGACGAGAACCAGTTGAATTAGATATGGCGATGATTTCTAAAGAATTAACTCATAAAACCATTTTAGTTACCGGTGCGGGTGGTTCAATCGGTTCTGAAATTTGTAGACAAGTATGCAAATTTGAACCTGATAGAATTGTCTTACTAGGGCATGGAGAAAATAGTATCTATTTAATTAACCAGGAATTATCTAATATTTATAAAGATAAAATAGATATTATACCAGTTATCGCCGATGTGCAGAATAAAGACCGTATTGAGAAGATAATGAAACAGTATAAACCGTATGCGGTTTATCATGCAGCTGCTCACAAACATGTTCCGTTAATGGAATATAATCCTGAAGAAGCTTTTAATAACAATGTTATAGGGACACAAAATGTAGCTAGAGCAGCTAAAAGTGCAGAAGTTCAAAAGTTTGTAATGATTTCTACTGATAAAGCTGTGAACCCACCAAATGTGATGGGAGCCTCTAAACGTGTTGCTGAAATGATTATCCAAAGTCTAAATGATGAAGATGGTAAAACTGATTTCGTTGCAGTAAGATTTGGAAATGTACTTGGGTCGCGTGGTTCTGTTATCCCATTATTTAAGAAGCAAATTGAAGCAGGGGGGCCAGTTACTGTTACACATCCTGATATGACAAGATACTTTATGACTATACCTGAAGCTTCAAGATTAGTACTACAAGCTGGTGCATTAGCACATGGAGGAGAGGTTTTTGTTTTAGATATGGGTGAACCTGTAAAAATAGTCGACTTAGCACGAAACCTAATACGGTTAAGTGGTAAGAGTGAAGAAGAAATAGGTATTAAATTCTCGGGAATAAGACCTGGTGAAAAGCTCTATGAAGAGTTACTCAATGAAAATGAAGTACATCCTGAACAGGTTTATCAAAAAATATATATAGGAAAAACTTCATTTATTTCTCAAGAAGAGCTAGACTCTACAATTAAAGATTTACTTATCAATACGGAAAAAATAAGAGATGCTTTATTAAATTTAGCTAACAGGAAGTTTTAA
- the wzx gene encoding O-unit flippase-like protein produces MNIGRKDVAWSYLSLLMVQGINIILLPVIVRYLNTIELGLWYTFTSLYGLAMLIDFGFQTIISRNVSYLWSGAQSIKSKGYELATSKDSQMNIPYFARVLSTVRFIYTSMGTIIFLLFSTFGTWYMFSINDNQIDIKIMLIAWVFYMLSIVLNISYSYWNSILKGIGAIKTYNQILVVTKLTQLILSIILLILGFGLIGVSVAYFISVIVNRLMQSISYYNYSNETKKTKHQLKVKYDKEIFGAIIPNTLRTGSISLSNYLIINFPIILSSYFLSLEVSGRFGFINQIVTLILMLSNSYYNTYLSKFNYFRVKNKYNELIKLFRKAIITSYVFNIVSFILFLLLGNYILEIIGANYRLFSLITMIIILLYRFLYNNQILFTNFLSTKNLIPHHKSFLISAITTVLVQIVILKFYSPKLMWLILPLLFVQLAHNNWYWVAYVIKDIKKDKIAFQANQ; encoded by the coding sequence ATGAATATAGGTAGAAAAGATGTTGCTTGGAGTTATTTAAGTTTATTAATGGTTCAAGGTATTAATATCATATTACTCCCAGTAATCGTCAGATATTTAAATACTATAGAACTAGGTTTATGGTATACGTTTACATCGCTTTATGGATTAGCAATGTTAATAGACTTCGGTTTTCAAACGATTATTTCTCGAAATGTGAGTTACTTATGGTCTGGTGCGCAAAGTATTAAAAGCAAAGGATATGAACTAGCGACAAGTAAAGATTCACAAATGAATATTCCTTACTTTGCTAGAGTCTTATCAACAGTTAGGTTTATATACACTTCAATGGGAACAATCATATTTTTATTATTTAGTACATTTGGCACGTGGTATATGTTTAGTATCAATGATAATCAAATTGATATTAAAATTATGTTGATTGCATGGGTTTTTTACATGCTTTCAATTGTTTTAAACATTAGTTACTCATATTGGAACTCGATCCTAAAAGGCATTGGAGCAATCAAAACATACAATCAAATCTTAGTTGTAACTAAATTAACTCAACTCATCTTATCTATTATTTTACTCATACTTGGTTTTGGACTGATTGGGGTTTCTGTAGCATATTTTATTTCTGTTATTGTTAATAGATTAATGCAATCCATTAGTTATTATAATTACTCAAATGAAACTAAAAAGACAAAACATCAACTTAAAGTTAAATATGACAAAGAAATATTTGGAGCAATTATTCCTAATACATTACGAACGGGCTCTATATCTTTATCAAACTATTTAATTATTAATTTCCCTATTATTTTAAGCTCTTATTTCTTATCTTTAGAAGTTTCAGGGAGATTTGGTTTTATTAATCAGATAGTAACTTTAATATTAATGCTTTCTAACTCATATTATAATACCTATCTTTCAAAATTTAACTATTTTAGAGTTAAAAATAAATATAATGAGCTAATCAAATTATTTAGAAAAGCTATTATTACAAGTTATGTGTTTAATATAGTCTCCTTTATTTTATTTTTACTGTTAGGTAATTATATTTTAGAAATTATAGGGGCAAACTATAGATTATTTAGTCTAATAACTATGATAATTATTTTGTTATATAGATTTTTATATAATAATCAAATTTTATTCACCAACTTTTTATCAACAAAGAATCTCATACCTCATCATAAATCTTTTTTAATTTCAGCAATTACTACTGTACTTGTACAAATAGTGATTTTAAAATTTTATAGCCCAAAACTAATGTGGCTTATATTACCATTACTATTTGTTCAATTAGCTCATAATAATTGGTATTGGGTTGCATATGTAATTAAAGATATTAAAAAAGATAAAATTGCTTTTCAAGCAAATCAATAA
- a CDS encoding glycosyltransferase — protein MKILFVVNNFNFGGPQKSLLNLLYELEETDIEIDLMILNQQDELTKYLPSYVNVKPVDSKFSVLMLNKSNLIRSIFKNLNHPILVWKALTFVLKSKLNLHDNTKAKQQFWVKNKWKNNKIKKHYDYAIGVSGGHSVYFIEDYINADYKIGWIRTDYRVLKRNHKIDQKYFNKMTGMLAVSSMCANIFKDIFNIEPLVFYNSLPIKLYANLPDENFIINSKTLNIATICRLDNGKGLDLLIETATILKKRGLQFNWYVVGDGKLKDWLDNAIKDKELENNVIPLGFRFNTGSIVQKMDILVHPSRFEGKSNTIDEALYYNIPVVATNFETVYEQITDGQTGFIVEMKPEFIASKIEMLSQHRAKLIEIKNNLSGQSKDQVSKGQEFISTINKVGN, from the coding sequence ATGAAAATTTTATTTGTAGTTAACAATTTTAATTTTGGTGGACCTCAAAAGAGTTTGCTAAATTTATTATATGAATTAGAGGAAACAGACATTGAAATAGATTTAATGATTTTGAATCAACAAGATGAATTGACTAAGTATCTACCTTCTTATGTGAACGTTAAACCGGTTGATAGTAAGTTTTCAGTACTAATGTTAAATAAAAGCAATTTAATTCGTTCTATTTTTAAAAATTTGAATCATCCAATTCTTGTATGGAAAGCGTTAACTTTTGTTTTGAAAAGTAAATTAAATCTTCATGATAATACTAAAGCAAAACAGCAATTCTGGGTAAAGAACAAGTGGAAAAACAATAAAATAAAGAAACATTATGATTATGCAATCGGTGTTTCAGGAGGGCATTCAGTTTATTTTATAGAAGACTATATTAATGCAGATTATAAAATAGGCTGGATACGAACAGATTATAGAGTTTTAAAACGAAATCATAAAATCGATCAAAAATATTTTAATAAAATGACCGGAATGTTAGCTGTATCATCTATGTGTGCAAATATATTTAAAGATATATTTAATATAGAACCCCTTGTATTTTATAACAGTTTGCCGATTAAATTGTATGCCAACTTACCTGATGAGAATTTTATTATTAATTCAAAAACGTTAAACATAGCTACGATATGTAGACTTGATAATGGCAAAGGTTTAGATTTACTTATCGAAACGGCAACTATATTGAAAAAAAGAGGTCTCCAATTTAACTGGTATGTAGTTGGAGATGGAAAGTTAAAAGATTGGTTAGACAATGCTATCAAGGATAAAGAACTTGAAAACAATGTCATTCCACTAGGTTTTCGATTTAACACTGGAAGTATTGTACAAAAAATGGATATATTAGTTCATCCTTCAAGATTTGAAGGGAAATCTAATACCATTGATGAAGCATTGTATTACAACATACCTGTAGTGGCCACGAATTTTGAAACGGTTTATGAGCAAATCACTGATGGTCAGACTGGATTTATTGTAGAAATGAAACCAGAGTTTATTGCGTCAAAAATTGAAATGCTTAGCCAACATCGTGCTAAATTAATAGAGATTAAAAATAATTTAAGTGGTCAAAGTAAAGATCAGGTTAGTAAAGGACAAGAATTTATAAGTACGATTAATAAGGTGGGGAATTAA
- a CDS encoding glycosyltransferase family 2 protein, translated as MLTIFTPTYNRAHTLPRLYQSLVAQTDFNFEWLIVDDGSQDETESVVKSFNQKHFNIRYIKQQNSGKHIATNVGLKAANGELFTVLDSDDWFYSDAVEFFNTQFRKNKDMKALITLDTYEDGTVIGETLPTLTKVNWVDLRYKYKVRHDKCYVFSSHEISHMTFPQHGKSRHMPPSYQWFEFSQLYDCHLANKSTKYVEYQSDGISSKVKSNYFKSAENYCEYRKIAHKQLPTLKDKVINFMLYDISWIHTKLNPKYRFKDSELFLNSLIFLPPSLILYMFYKLSFKRKGWI; from the coding sequence ATGTTAACAATTTTTACACCTACATATAACCGCGCGCATACTTTACCAAGATTATATCAATCTTTGGTAGCACAGACAGATTTTAATTTTGAATGGTTAATTGTAGATGATGGCTCTCAAGATGAAACCGAATCAGTAGTAAAAAGTTTTAATCAAAAACATTTTAATATTCGTTATATAAAACAACAAAACAGTGGTAAACATATTGCTACAAATGTAGGTTTAAAGGCTGCTAATGGTGAATTATTTACTGTTTTAGATAGTGATGATTGGTTTTATTCAGATGCAGTAGAGTTTTTTAATACTCAATTTAGAAAGAATAAAGATATGAAGGCACTCATCACATTAGATACATATGAAGATGGAACAGTGATAGGAGAAACATTGCCGACATTAACTAAAGTTAATTGGGTAGATCTAAGATATAAATATAAGGTAAGACATGATAAATGTTATGTATTTAGTTCACATGAGATAAGTCATATGACTTTTCCACAACATGGGAAATCAAGACATATGCCACCATCATATCAATGGTTTGAATTTAGTCAATTATATGATTGTCACTTAGCTAATAAAAGTACTAAATACGTGGAATATCAATCTGACGGTATTAGTAGTAAAGTTAAATCTAATTATTTTAAATCAGCAGAGAATTATTGTGAATATCGTAAAATTGCTCATAAACAATTACCTACATTAAAAGATAAAGTAATTAATTTTATGCTGTATGATATATCATGGATTCACACTAAGCTAAATCCTAAATATAGGTTTAAGGATTCTGAATTATTTTTAAATTCATTAATCTTTTTGCCTCCATCTTTGATTCTTTACATGTTTTATAAATTATCCTTTAAAAGGAAAGGATGGATATAA
- a CDS encoding acyltransferase — protein MKLTHRLINLMQIPYNKLSKKMNDLLWTIFSISDSKIALTTRYMYLNKYARFLGNNIYIGKYVCIKNINRLSIGENVSIHSFSYIDAFGDIDIGNNVSIANHCTLISSDHTWEDSLKSIKCNKVAPKQIVIEDDVWIVAGVRVLGGTTISRRNVIGAGAVLKKYTTK, from the coding sequence ATGAAGCTTACTCATAGATTAATTAATTTAATGCAAATACCATACAATAAGTTATCCAAAAAAATGAACGACTTATTATGGACTATCTTTTCAATAAGTGACTCTAAGATAGCCCTAACGACTAGGTATATGTATTTAAATAAATACGCAAGATTTTTAGGCAATAATATTTATATAGGTAAATATGTTTGCATTAAAAATATTAATAGATTATCTATTGGAGAAAATGTTAGTATTCATTCTTTTTCATATATCGATGCATTTGGGGATATAGACATAGGGAATAACGTATCAATTGCTAATCATTGCACACTTATATCATCAGATCATACATGGGAAGATAGTTTAAAATCTATAAAATGCAACAAAGTGGCTCCTAAACAAATAGTGATAGAAGATGATGTATGGATTGTTGCTGGAGTAAGAGTACTTGGAGGCACAACGATAAGTAGGCGCAATGTTATTGGTGCTGGGGCCGTATTAAAAAAATACACAACCAAATAA
- a CDS encoding NAD-dependent epimerase: MKVLITGVAGFIGSHLAKKLISQGYEVVGIDNINDYYSIQLKEDRLKSIGKDNFTFYKTDLENTNKVNEIFSNEKPEVVVNLAAQAGVRYSIDNPRAYIYSNIVGFLNVLEGCRHHKVHNLIYASSSSVYGANTNKPFKTVDNIDHPLSLYAATKKSNELMAHTYSDLYNLPTTGLRFFTVYGPWGRPDMALFKFTKAVVNDETIDVYNHGKMMRDFTYVDDIVEAISRLIKKPARPNPDWSGDNPDPSSSYAPYKIYNIGNNSPVRLMEFVEAIENKLGKPAKKNYMDLQPGDVPETYANVDDLYRDIDFKPQTSIQDGVNKFIDWYVEYYK; encoded by the coding sequence ATGAAGGTTTTGATTACTGGAGTAGCTGGTTTTATTGGCTCGCACTTAGCCAAAAAATTAATCAGTCAAGGATATGAAGTTGTAGGTATTGATAATATTAATGATTATTATTCAATTCAACTCAAAGAAGATAGATTAAAGTCAATTGGTAAAGATAATTTTACTTTTTATAAAACTGATTTAGAAAATACTAATAAGGTTAATGAGATTTTTAGTAATGAAAAACCAGAAGTAGTTGTTAACTTAGCAGCACAGGCTGGAGTAAGATATAGCATTGATAATCCTAGAGCATATATCTATTCAAATATTGTAGGTTTTCTCAATGTTCTAGAAGGCTGTAGGCATCATAAAGTACATAATTTAATATATGCTTCATCAAGTTCAGTTTACGGTGCGAATACAAATAAGCCGTTTAAAACAGTTGATAATATCGACCATCCGTTAAGTTTATATGCAGCAACAAAAAAATCAAATGAATTGATGGCGCATACATACAGTGATTTGTATAACCTACCGACTACGGGACTTAGATTTTTTACAGTATATGGACCATGGGGTAGACCTGATATGGCATTATTCAAATTTACTAAAGCTGTAGTTAATGATGAAACTATTGATGTGTATAATCATGGCAAAATGATGCGCGATTTTACTTATGTGGATGATATTGTAGAGGCTATAAGCCGTTTAATTAAAAAGCCAGCTAGACCGAATCCAGATTGGTCTGGAGACAATCCAGATCCAAGTTCATCATATGCACCGTATAAAATCTACAATATCGGAAACAACAGTCCTGTGCGTTTAATGGAGTTTGTAGAAGCAATTGAAAATAAATTAGGAAAACCTGCGAAGAAAAACTATATGGATTTACAGCCAGGAGACGTTCCAGAAACATATGCAAATGTTGATGATTTATATAGAGACATCGATTTTAAACCTCAAACATCCATACAAGATGGCGTGAATAAATTTATTGATTGGTATGTAGAGTATTATAAATAA